The Drechmeria coniospora strain ARSEF 6962 chromosome 02, whole genome shotgun sequence genome has a segment encoding these proteins:
- a CDS encoding peptidyl-prolyl cis/trans isomerase, translated as MSCSKARQWQAARHSPKRELSQHPLPPHRRSWLPPILTSSSPSAVRPKHHPPASQLFSRRPSPHRPVVLVDSTSPPPPPATRHGPYARPHLSGNVVCRPSPMADTGLPPNWEVRHSNSKNLPYYFNSVDKVSRWEPPQGTDTEKLKHYMAANHSAGSGSAAVPAGSEGKIRAAHLLVKHRDSRRPSSWRESEITRSKEEAMAIIQVHEQKIKSGAISLGDLAPTESDCSSARKRGDLGYFGRGDMQKEFEEAAFALKPGEMSGVVETASGLHLIER; from the exons atgagcTGCAGCAAGGCCCGCCAGTGGCAAGCTGCACGTCATTCCCCAAAACGAGAGCTTTCCCAGCATCCACTTCCACCACACCGCAGAAGCTGGCTCCCCCCCATCctcacctcgtcctccccctcggccgtccGACCCAAGCACCATCCTCCCGCCTCGCAACTCTTCTCTCGCCGTCCCAGTCCCCATcgtcccgtcgtcctcgtcgattcaacctccccccctccgccgcccgcgaCACGACACGGCCCATACGCTCGCCCGCACCTGTCTGGAAACGTCGTCTGCCGCCCATCGCCAATG GCTGACACAGGTCTCCCCCCGAACTGGGAGGTCCGCCACTCCAACTCCAAGAACCTGCCCTACTACTTCAACTCGGTGGACAAGGTCTCCCGCTGGGAGCCGCCTCAGGGCACCGATACCGAGAAGCTCAAGCACTACATGGCCGCCAACCACAGCGCCGGCTCCGgttccgccgccgtcccggcCGGGTCCGAAGGCAAGATCCGCGCCGCTCACCTGCTCGTCAAGCACCGCGACAGCCGTCGACCGAGCAGTTGGCGAGAG TCCGAAATCACCCGCTCCAAAGAAGAAGCCATGGCCATCATCCAAGTTCACGAGCAAAAGATTAAGTCCGGCGCCATCTCCCTCGGCGACCTGGCCCCCACCGAGTCCGACTGCTCCTCGGCCCGCAAGCGCGGTGACCTTGGCTACtttggccgaggcgacatGCAAAAGGAGTTTGAGGAGGCCGCCTTTGCCCTCAAGCCGGGCGAGATGAGCGGCGTTGTCGAGACCGCCAGTGGGTTGCATCTCATTGAGAGGTAG
- a CDS encoding DUF580 domain protein Pns1 yields the protein MGEAEGYLLQPQQPQQPQQQQRTGPSNGQQGQQQQWQQWQQPQGYNDGNQNWNNQQGQGYEQTGAYQQQQYHYGAPPPYSFNPPQGPDEKYGFEQAFKIEKPKWNDIWAGILFLLVCAGFVAVSAIAIQGYSSSTHGKGIYNSTNTFTLNSNTLILFAFVLVIAFVFSWLYVWVARLLPKQFIWITGILNIIWTLGTAIYYLYQKYWSAGVVFLIFALLTAFAFYTWIPRIPFSALMLKSTIDVSKKYGHVYLVSLIGGLLATAFAAWFSITMVAIYVKYEPSSSNPNCANGGCSDAKIIGLMVFITFAGYWISEWLKNTIHTIISGVYGSWYFCVHNFPHAATRGAAKRALTYSFGSISFGSLLVAIIQFLRQICSVARQQAVDDGGIGGMIGCVIFCFLGCLLSLLEWALQFLNRYAFCHIALYGKAYIPAAKDTWKMIRDRGIDALVNECLIGPVLSFGAMFIGVACALLAYLYLLLTNPAYNVGGGYTPVIMAFAFLIGFQIAHVFTTPLSSGIDCIFVAMGWDPNVMIKDHPELYQEMVRIYPKIQQAIQVR from the exons ATGGGCGAGGCGGAAGGTTACCTGCTtcagccgcagcagccgcagcaaccgcagcaacagcaacgaaCCGGTCCTTCAAACGGCCAGCagggccagcagcagcaatgGCAGCAATGGCAGCAGCCGCAGGGCTACAACGACGGGAACCAAAACTGGAACAATCAGCAGGGCCAGGGCTACGAGCAGACGGGTGcctaccagcagcagcagtaccACTACGGCGCGCCTCCGCCCTACAGCTTCAACCCCCCCCAGGGCCCCGATGAAAAGTACGGCTTCGAGCAGGCTTTCAAGATTGAGAAGCCCAAGTGGAACGACATCTGGGCCGGCATTCTG TTCCTCCTCGTCtgcgccggcttcgtcgccgtgtccgccatcgccatccaaGGCTACTCGTCGAGCACGCACGGCAAGGGCATCTACAACAGCACCAACACCTTCACCCTCAACAGCAACACGCTCATCCTCttcgccttcgtcctcgtcatcgcctttGTCTTCTCCTGGCTCTACGTCTGGGTCGCCCGCCTCCTGCCGAAGCAGTTCATCTGGATCACGGGCATCCTGAACATCATCTGGAccctcggcaccgccatcTACTACCTCTACCAGAAGTACTGgtccgccggcgtcgtcttcctcatcTTCGCCCTCCTCACCGCCTTTGCTTTCTACACCTGGATCCCGCGGATCCCCTTCTCAGCCCTCATGCTCAAGTCGACCATCGACGTGAGCAAAAAGTACGGCCACGTCTACCTCGTGAGCCTCAtcggcggcctgctcgccaCCGCCTTCGCCGCTTGGTTCTCCATCACCATGGTCGCCATCTACGTCAAGTACGAGCCCTCGAGCAGCAACCCCAACTGCGCCAACGGCGGCTGCAGCGACGCCAAGATCATCGGCCTCATGGTCTTCATCACCTTTGCGGGCTACTGGATCTCCGAGTGGCTCAAGAACACCATCCACACCATCATCTCGGGAGTCTATGGTTCCTGGTACTTTTGCGTCCACAACTTCCCCCACGCCGCCACCCGCGGCGCCGCGAAGCGCGCCCTCACCTACAGCTTCGGCTCCATCAGCTTCGGCagtctcctcgtcgccatcatccaGTTCCTGCGCCAAATCTGCTCCGTCGCGAggcagcaggccgtcgacgacggcggcatcggcggcatgATCGGCTGCGTCATCTTCTGCTTCCTCGGCTGCCTCCTCAGCTTGCTGGAGTGGGCCCTCCAGTTTCTGAACAGATATGCCTTCTGCCACATTGCCCTCTACGGAAAGGCCTACATCCCCGCTGCCAAGGATACGTGGAAGATGATTAGGGAtcgcggcatcgacgccctcgtcaat GAATGCCTCATCGGACCCGTGCTCTCCTTCGGTGCCATGttcatcggcgtcgcctgCGCCCTCCTTGCCTACCTGTACCTGCTCCTCACCAACCCGGCCTacaacgtcggcggcggctacACGCCTGTCATCATGGCCTTTGCCTTCCTCATCGGCTTCCAGATCGCCCACGTCTTCACCACGCCGCTGTCGAGCGGCATCGACTGCATCTTTGTCGCCATGGGCTGGGACCCCAACGTCATGATCAAGGACCACCCCGAGCTCTACCAGGAGATGGTCCGCATCTACCCCAAGATCCAGCAGGCGATCCAGGTGCGCTGA
- a CDS encoding Autophagy-related protein 17, with protein sequence MAGTTSSTDSLPQADDEPKSPIPLDTLVNHLLVSKRSLSSMNLVLRANELATAARRAHEDTLMLVAQTTFIRAAIVDQISILVRVRRSLNATCEWGQRDFKRLIRAMDDVNHHLAATMSMLKTTTVQADLRPPGESRRSLLDFVDESGVHSTREVMKASIQQLQAIQRSLDGDLLRFETDIRALKQAINQSTPPADDGRGEGRPMVDVLIGMDENSSAMAQLLTSLTKHFDMCVTAIRTTEGAAALARRKVAESQGNDVVSISGVIAEQESHMSNLEPKTAKDREEMFKVVLQDAKEVDDVVGEIHDRLAAMESDHDLLQEEAKKAETASAVVMSAFSTLRDVGDRLANYLAAEGDFLQRWGHEKEAIFDRIREMKDMRTFYEGYSSAYAGLVLEVDRRRAVDKQIEDCWRRAQSSVDKLLEADGAARKSFHHHVGEFLPTDLWVGVQDTPKTWKVVVDTSKEADAAAEDQR encoded by the coding sequence ATGGCGGGAACAACCTCCTCGACGGACTCCCTGCcccaggccgacgacgaacccAAATCGCCGATCCCGCTCGATACGCTCGTGAAccatctcctcgtctccAAGCGGTCCCTATCGTCCATGAACCTCGTCCTCCGCGCCAACgagctcgccaccgccgcccgccgGGCCCACGAAGATACGCTcatgctcgtcgcccagACGACCTTCATCcgtgccgccatcgtcgaccagatctccatcctcgtccgcgtCCGCCGAAGCTTGAATGCGACGTGCGAATGGGGCCAGCGGGATTTCAAGAGACTCATCCGCGCCATGGACGACGTCAACcaccacctcgccgccaccatgTCCATGctcaagacgacgacggtccagGCGGACCTCCGACCCCCGGGCGAGTCGCGCCGCAGCCTGCTGGACTTTGTCGACGAGTCGGGAGTTCACAGCACACGCGAGGTCATGAAGGCCAGCATTCAACAGCTGCAGGCCATTCAGCGGTCGCTGGACGGGGACCTCTTGCGGTTTGAAACGGACATCCGCGCTCTCAAGCAAGCCATCAACCaatcgacgccgcccgccgacgacgggaggggagaggggcgACCCATGGTCGACGTGCTCATCGGCATGGATGAGAactcgtcggccatggcccaGCTGCTTACCTCGCTCACCAAGCACTTCGACATGTGCGTCACCGCCATCCGTACcaccgagggcgccgccgcacTCGCCCGTAGGAAGGTGGCCGAGTCTCAGGGGAACGACGTCGTCTCCATCTCGGGCGTTATCGCCGAGCAAGAATCGCACATGTCTAACCTCGAGcccaagacggccaaggaTCGCGAAGAAATGTTCAAGGTCGTCCTCCAGGATGCCaaggaggtcgacgacgtcgtcggcgaaatCCACGAtcggctcgccgccatggaaTCCGACCACGACCTCCTGCAAGAGGAGGCCAAAAAGGCCGAGACCgcgtccgccgtcgtcatgtccGCCTTCTCCACCTTgcgcgacgtcggcgaccgGCTGGCCAACTAcctggcggccgagggcgacttTCTCCAGCGCTGGGGGCACGAAAAGGAAGCCATCTTTGACCGGATCCGCGAGATGAAGGACATGCGCACCTTTTACGAGGGCTACTCCAGCGCCTACGCCGGTCTGGTTCTCGAGGTCGaccgccgtcgtgccgtcgacaAGCAGATCGAGGACTGCTGGCGTAGGGCTCAGAGCAGCGTCGACAAGCTGCtggaggccgacggcgccgcccgcAAGTCCTTCCACCACCATGTCGGCGAGTTTCTCCCCACGGATCTCTGGGTTGGCGTTCAGGACACACCAAAGACGTGGAAGGTTGTCGTCGACACCTCGAAGGAGGCTGATGCAGCAGCCGAGGACCAGCGATAG
- a CDS encoding RNA polymerase M/15 kDa subunit — protein MASPQSTSSQDAPKALEQITFRFCSECSNMLYPQEDEHAHELKFTCRTCQFTENAQSTCVFRNILNNSAGETAGVTQDVASDPTVSQAPLVCLGCDFPITCVKCAAYAECAFLVVRGALPDDDVESGLDWDDLVDDDVNLDPNHETSRASTTNGIQSGVRKTDRAPANSHDVHDAFTYVLSTHGASTTADASSPPASITRHHEVSPGHVLGHASQGYRWLSDAFYNSMDVKF, from the coding sequence atGGCTTCCCCCCAGTCTACCTCGTCCCAGGACGCTCCAAAGGCGCTCGAGCAAATCACCTTCCGCTTCTGCTCCGAATGCTCCAACATGCTGTATCCCCAAGAGGATGAGCATGCCCACGAGCTCAAGTTCACCTGCCGCACCTGCCAGTTCACGGAGAACGCGCAGTCGACGTGCGTCTTCCGCAACATTCTCAACAACTCGgccggcgagacggccggcGTGACGCAGGACGTGGCCTCGGATCCGACGGTTAGTCAAGCCCCGCTCGTGTGCCTTGGTTGCGATTTTCCCATCACATGTGTGAAATGCGCCGCCTATGCCGAGTGTGcattcctcgtcgtccgcggTGCCttgcccgacgacgacgtcgagagcGGCCTGGATTgggacgacctcgtcgacgacgacgtcaaccTCGATCCGAACCACGAAACGTCCAGGGCGTCCACGACCAACGGGATCCAGTCCGGCGTGCGCAAGACCGACCGGGCACCTGCCAACAGTCACGACGTGCACGATGCGTTCACTTACGTCCTCTCGACCCATGGCGCCAGCACAACCGCCGACGCTTCTTCGCCTCCTGCTTCCATCACCCGGCATCATGAGGTGTCCCCCGGCCATGTCCTCGGCCACGCGAGCCAAGGCTACCGATGGCTCTCGGACGCCTTCTACAACTCCATGGACGTCAAATTCTAG